A section of the Lutra lutra chromosome 3, mLutLut1.2, whole genome shotgun sequence genome encodes:
- the CXCR2 gene encoding C-X-C chemokine receptor type 2 has product MEDMDWEAYGLEDLFGENYSYSTELPFIPEGSAPCRPESLEINKYAVVVIYALVFVLSLLGNSLVILVVLYSRLSQSVTDVYLLNLAIADLLFALTLPIWAASKAKGWIFGTPLCKVVSLLKEVNFYSGILLLACISMDRYLAIVHATRTLTQKRHWVKFICLGIWALSLILSLPIFVFRRAINPPYSSPVCYEDMGANTTRLRIVMRALPQTFGFLAPLAVMLFCYGLTLRTLFQAHMGQKHRAMRVIFAVVLVFLLCWLPYNLVLVADTLMRLRVIEETCERRNDIGRALDATEILGFLHSCLNPFIYAFIGQKFRHGLLKIMAFHGLISKEYLSKDGRPSFVGSSSANTSTTF; this is encoded by the coding sequence ATGGAAGACATGGACTGGGAGGCTTATGGCTTGGAAGATCTCTTTGGTGAAAATTACAGTTACAGCACAGAACTCCCCTTCATTCCAGAAGGCTCTGCCCCATGCAGGCCAGAATCTCTGGAAATCAACAAGTATGCAGTGGTGGTCATCTACGCCCTGGTCTTCGTGCTGAGCCTGCTGGGAAACTCCCTAGTGATACTGGTTGTCCTATACAGTCGGCTCAGCCAGTCTGTCACCGACGTCTACCTGCTGAACTTGGCCATAGCCGACCTGCTCTTCGCCCTGACCTTGCCTATCTGGGCTGCCTCCAAGGCGAAAGGCTGGATCTTTGGCACACCCCTGTGCAAGGTGGTCTCGCTCCTGAAGGAAGTCAACTTCTACAGTGGTATCCTACTTCTGGCCTGCATCAGCATGGACCGCTACCTGGCCATCGTCCATGCCACACGCACGCTGACCCAGAAGCGGCACTGGGTCAAGTTCATATGCTTAGGCATCTGGGCGCTGTCCCTGATCCTGTCCCTGCCCATCTTCGTCTTCCGCAGGGCCATCAATCCCCCCTACTCCAGCCCGGTCTGCTACGAGGACATGGGCGCCAATACCACAAGACTGCGGATAGTGATGCGGGCCCTGCCCCAGACCTTCGGCTTCCTCGCGCCCTTGGCGGTCATGCTGTTCTGCTATGGACTCACCCTGCGTACGCTGTTCCAGGCCCACATGGGGCAGAAGCACCGGGCCATGCGGGTCATCTTTGCCGTCGTGCTCGTCTTCCTGCTCTGCTGGCTGCCCTACAACCTGGTCCTGGTCGCAGACACCCTCATGAGGCTCCGGGTGATCGAGGAGACGTGTGAGCGCCGCAACGACATCGGCCGGGCCCTGGATGCCACCGAGATTCTGGGCTTCCTCCACAGCTGCCTCAATCCCTTCATCTACGCCTTCATCGGCCAGAAGTTTCGCCACGGACTCCTCAAGATCATGGCCTTCCACGGGCTCATCAGCAAGGAGTATTTGTCCAAGGACGGCAGGCCTTCCTTTGTTGGCTCTTCTTCAGCAAACACTTCTACCACCTTCTGA